AAGAAGAAAAATCATACAAAATAAATTAAGATATTGACATTCAATTGTTTATAACTATGAAAACAAACATGTTTTAAAATATTGTAAATTCGTCTCCCCGACTTTTCGGAGGGGGCTCAACCTTAAACCTCAAAACTAATTATTTGGTGTTCCGGCGTCGATCCATTTTTTCACTTTTAGAATGTTGCAGTCAGAAAGTTGGGTTCCGTTTTTCGGCATGGCCGAATTACCGGGATTATGACTAATTGCGCCGTAAAGGCTGCCAAACTGCCCAACCGGGATATTAGCCGCAGCAGAAATAGTCGCGTAATCTGACAGAAACACATTCCCCTGCGGGGTTGAACCACCGTGACAGCCGATACAATTATTATTGATTAGCGGGAATATGGTTCCTGAAAAGGTGATGTTTGTCGTATCGCAATCATTTGGCTGATCGGGATAGAGTTCCTCCTCGTTGTCGTAATAGCAGCTACTTAGAATAACAAGAACGATGATAAGTAGTTTTTTCATTGATATATGGCTACATTGTTAAATTGTATCAGGGCCCGGGTCAGGATCAGGGATATAATCCTCCGGTTCATGTTTGCATCCGTTATAAATGAGAAGAAGGGCAGAAACAAGCCCCAAAAGAAAAATCAATTCCATCGCATTTCTTTAGATTGGTTTATAGCAAAAATAAATAATTACTTACATGGATTGTTCTTTTAACGGAAAAATCCTGCTTAAATAAACCAATGAATAATATCAGGAGAGATAAATGTTTCGCAACACAGATAGAAAATTATTTTTCAAATCCAGACAAGAACTTAGGCAATAGTTAATATATTACATTTGCTGTTGATTTTTTTATCACCTTTAATTTGTCCGGCACTGTTTATGATTAAAGAAAATAAGGCTTTTTTATTAGCCATATTGATCAGCTGTACATTTGATACTTTTGGTCAAAATGCCAATAAGATAAAGGTACAAATTACTCCATGGTATCAAAACAAACCGGGTGCTGTGTCAATTTCATTTGATGATGCCAGCTATACTCAATATACATCAGCTTACCCGTTACTGGAAAAGTATAAAATAAAGGGCACATTTAGCGTCGTTGGTGAATGGGTCAATGAGCAGCCTGGTTACTCTGCTGAGCCTGGTTCTTTTGAAATAAAAAAAATGGGCTGGCAACAATTGTTAGAACTTTTTGATCATGGACATGAACTGGCTGCTCATGGCTACAATCATGAAAAATATGACAAACAACTACCTGTGCCTGATTTGGTTGTGGAAATGGAAAAAATTAAAAGCCTCATTGAATCCAGGATACATACAAAGGTCTTAACGCTTAATTATCCCTACTCCTTTGCATCTGGCAATATTCCGGAGGCAGCCAGAGAAGCTGGTTATCTGTTTGGAAGAACTGGGCTTGATACCATTAATCCATCCACACCACCCAGCATGTATTTACTTGCCACAGAAGCGATCTTAAGGATTGAAATGCCCGATTCAATAATGTTCAAAAAATGGATCGGTCAGGCAAAAGGAAACTGGCTTATCTTGATGTATCATCATCTGTTTCCTGAAGATTCAAAAGAGATGGAAATAATACGTTCACATGAAGTAACAAATTATTATTCACTGCCCCCTGAAGCATTTGAAAAGCAAATTGAAGCTGTAATGACCGCAGGATACTGGATAGCGCCTATAAGTGAAATCGGAGAATATATTACTGAAAGGGAAAATACGACAATTCGGACCATCGCATTTAAAAAGAAGATTTTCATCTATACGGTCACTATTCTGGATAGAAGCATTTATGACCGGCCACTGACTTTGGAAGTTGATATACCCTGGAAAAGGGTAAAAATTGAAGGCAGTCTAAATGACGGGATTTTCAAAACACTAAACAATAAACTGTTCATCAGCGTTGTGCTTGAGAATCAACTTATTCTTTCAAAAGAATAATATCGATGGAAATCTTAATCCTGCGAGTAATCGAGAAATTATTGATTATCTATTTCTTACTATATTTCATTATAGATATAGGCCTCTTTATCTATTCATTATTTGTTTTTATAAGAAGGAAAAAGCATGAACCTGACTTAAGAGATTATTCCGGTCACTTTGTTTCCATCATCGTACCTGCATATAACGAGGATATTTCTATTGTACACTGTACCAAAATGTTACTTGAATTAGATTATCCTTCTTTTGAAATCATAGTCGTAAATGATGGGTCACGTGATGATACATTTGAAGTTTTGAGGAATAATTTTGATTTTTTAGAGACTGAACAGGGTGTAAGTTATCAATTAAAAGCAAAGCCAATCAGGAATGTTTACCGGTCTTCTGATGGTTTACTGATATTGATTGATAAGGAAAATGGAGGGAAAGCGGATTCGATCAATGCCGGGATAAATATTGCCAGGGGTAATTACATATGCACCATTGATGCCGATTCAATTTTAGATTCCAGGGCATTAAAGGAAGTGGTCAGGCCATTTATCAACAATAAATACACAATAGTTTCAGGCGGCCAACTGGCAGCAGCAAATGATATGGTTATAGTTCACAACAAGGTAGTCAGCTCAAAAACGCCTTCCAATATCTGGGTACAATGGCAGATCATCGAATACATAAAATCCTTCATGATTTCGAGAGTCGGACTTAGCCGGATTAATGCCCTTCTGATCATGTCAGGGGCCTTCTCACTGTATAAAAAAAATGATTTGCTTGAAATCGGCGGTTTTTTGACGGTAAATAATACTCATCCTTATATCGGGCGCACGATTGGGTTTGGGAAACAAACCGTCTGCGAGGATATGGAAATTGTGGTCCGGTTGTGGCAGTATAAGCGGGATCAAAAATTAAAAGCCAAAGCCGTTTTCGTGCCTGAACCGGTTTGTTGGACCGAAGTGCCGGATAATGGAAAAAGTCTGTTCAAACAACGTTCCCGCTGGCATCAAGGACTGGCTGAAACACTGAAAATCCATCGCCGGATGATTTTTGAGCCTGCTTATGGTATCACAGGATTGATCGGTTTGCCTTACTATTTCATCTTTGAGTTACTTTCACCACTTATAAAAATATTCACTTTTATATTTATTATTTTCTCAGCTATTTATGGCCTCATCAATTATAAATGGGCAATTTTAATGATATTCAGTGTACTGATTGTAACAGCGGTCATCCTGAGTTCTATAACAGCAATTATTGAAAACTGGAGCCAGCATCAGCATGCCGTAAACCGTGATGCGTTAAGGTATAAGAGTTTTTCGGATTGGTTATGGCTTATGGTTGCCGGCATACTAGCCGAGTTCTCTTATTCGTTTTATAAAATTGCTGCCCAAACCAACGGGTTGATAAGTTTTATCAGGAAAAAGAACAATTGGAATAAGTTTGCAAGAAAGGGCGTAAAAAATTTATGAGGAGATTGGTCATACTGTTAGTGTTTTTCTTTTTGGTTGTCTCATCTTTTGGACAAACCAATGAGATTGTAAATTGGAGATACCTGGGCTACCTGGCGAAAACCGATAAGGATTTTGCGTCTGCAATAGAATATTATCAAAAAATTTTAGCTGCCGACTCAGCGGATTATGACGCAAAGCTTGCCCTTGCAAGGCTTTATATCATTACAAATGAATATCATACAGCTATTAACTTTTTCAATGAATTATACAAAAACGATTCGACCGACGTCGAAGCAATGAACGGGATGGGAGAATGTTATGGTTTGCTTGGGCAAGACAGGAAGTCCATTTATTATTTTGAACAGGCATTGTCTTTTCTGCCGGATGATATCCAGCAGCATTTTTATTTAGCTAAGGCTTACGGCAATGGAGGAAAAATGAATCAAGCCATTGAGGTCTACCGGCAGATCAATCAGATCGATGAAACTTACTCGGAAGCCTGGGCCGGAATTGGTAAGATGTATTTTTGGATGGGAAAACCAAAATCTGCAGTTGTTTTTTACAAAAGAGCGCTGGATCTGGACTCTGAAAATGAAGAAATTAAAAAAGAATACCTGGCAGTGCAAAGTGAATTGGATTATGCTTTATCAATTCATTTTGGACCGGTAATTGAAAAAGAAGAAAATTATGAAATCAATGCGATGATCTCTAAAGTCGGATTTGAAAAAAGAATAGATGATAATTTTCATATTCAGACCAATTTTCTGCTGGATTACTCAAATCGCGATTATAAGGATAATACCGGTGATACTGCGCGGTGGTATAATAATTCATGGGTCATAGTGAGCTGGATTGCTGAGCATCATAAGATAAGTGTGTTTGGTGGCTACAGCAATACTGACAATAAGGTTTCAATTTACGGACTGAATTGGAAATTAAATTATAATGCAGGCAGGATCTCAATTAAAAATTCAGTCAATGCCGGCTATGATTACTTTTATTACTGGAATAAGGTTGGCGGAAAATCAGTCACTGATGAGGTTCAGTTATCCTATGGGATTTTAGGGCTTAATGCAAGATATACTTTCGGAATGATAGACGCTGTATTTGTCAACGATTACATTTCCAACGATACTTCCGGTATTCGCCAAAACCCTTATCAGGCTTATGGCTTATCCCTGACCTGCAAAATATTGAAAAAGCCTGCAATCAAAGTCGGTATAAATCACTCATTCCTGGACTATAAATACAAGTCACCGCTTTATTATTCACCTTATGGCAGAAAACTGACAGGCGGTTCAGTTTCAATATACTATGATTTCCTTAAATTTTACATATATGGTAGTTTTTCTTATAATATTGGTACAGAATATAATTATGAGGAAGTCAATCGCGATGAACTTCAAAAAGTTAAGATGAATGTCGATAACTGGTCTTCAAATATTGAATTAGGATATAACCATTACCCGTTTTCTGTTTCCATTGGAGGAAGTAATTTTTACAATCCATATTATCAGAATATAACCGGATTTATCGCTGTTAAGATGCTTTTTTAATGAGGAGTAAATTCATTTTTATAATACTGCTGCTTGCTTTGCTGGTTTTTACCGTGTATAAAATGATGCAATTCGAATCGTTTATCCGGGAAGAACGAAAAGTCAAACTTTATGTTGAAGATGAATCAAAACCACTGTTATCGAAATTTTCAGATGAAGACCTGAAAAACATTGCAATGAAATCTGATTACTATTTTATTGCAACCGGAAATTATTTCAAGGGATTAAATATACGCTACCTGGAAGATGACAAACAGTTGATATGGGAAGATCTGTTTTTAAAAGGGGTAAATCTGGGTGTTGCGGTTCCGGGGAAATTCCCGGCTGAATTTTCCCTGACATTTAAAGAATACCTTGAATGGATGAGGCTTATCGGAGAGATGAATGCCAATATTATCCGGATTTACACCATATTGCCGCCGGAATTTTATGAAGCATTTGCTTACTATAACCTTCATTATTTTGATAAACCTGTGTATTTAATGCAGGGTGTCTGGGCAGAAGTCCCGGCAAGTGAAAATTATTACGATCCGGATTTTGTCCGGGATTTTGAAAATGAGATTATCGATGTTCTTGATGTTATTCATGGGAATGCTGTATTGAAAGAACGTGCCGGGAAGGCTTCGGGCGTTTATTCTTCAGATGTTTCCAGATATGTGGTTTCCCTTTTACTTGGCAGGGAGTGGGAACCCGGCTCTGTATTTAAAACCAATCAAATCAATGCGGTAAAACAATATAACGGTGATTTTGTGAGCATGAATGATGGTAATGCGATGGAAGCCTGGTTGGCTGAAATGATGGATTTCGCCGTATTATATGAAACGCAGCAATACTGGTTTCAGCATCCTGTTTCTTTTGTAAACTGGCTTCCTCTTGACCCAATGTATCACAACACGGAGATCATCGAAAACAATAAAGTCAGGGAATATGATAATGATCTGGAAAGTATTGATTTCATGAAGTTTCATGCGACGGAACTGTTCTTTCCCGGCATTTATGCAGCCTATCATGTGTATCCTTATTATCCGGATTTCATATATCTGCAGGATTCATACATTGATTCACCAGGCCAGGATAGTGCAAAAGATTCCTATTTCCAATATCTGAAAGATATAAAGCAACATACCCAGGGGATGCCATTGATTATTGCCGAATATGGCCTGCCTTCCAGTCGTGGCAACAGCCATTTTTCGCCTTTTGGTTTTCACCAGGGAGGGCATTCGGAGGCCGATCAGGCAAGATTGTCGCTTATCTTGACTCAGGATATTGTAAACACTTCATGCGCGGGCGCTATTTATTTCGAATGGATTGATGAATGGTTCAAACACAATTGGCTGGTCATGGATTTTGAGCAACCGGCGGATGATAGAAAATTATGGCACAACATGGAAAATCCGGAGCAGAACTTTGGTATTCTTGCTTTGGAAAACAAAATCAAAACCATTGATGGTGATTTGAAGGAATGGAACACTGGAATGTTGAAGAAGGAACAGATCAATCTTTTATGTGATGCCGATGCCACTTATTTTTATATCGCTTCGGTTATCCCCGGATTTGACTTTAACCGTTTTAACTTTTACCTGGCAATCGATACTTATGATGAAGAAAAAGGAGATCACAGGTTGCCTTTTTCGCCTAAAGTTTTCGACAACGGATTTGAATTTCTTCTTGAGTTAAAATCGACAGACAGCGCTTTCATCCTGGTCGATGGGCCCTATTCCGTATTTACTGATATATATAACGGCCATATCCCCGTTTATGCCTCTGAAATGAACGATGATGGAAAATTTATCCATCAGTTTTCGTTAACGAATAGAAACCGGGTATCATTAACAGGTCAAAGAACGGATTCAGTAGTCGTCGACCGGAGCCCTCTAATTCATGGGAATTCTTCATATCCCGAATATTCAAATGCAGATTGGTATTTTAATGATGTTAATAAATCGCTGGAGATCAGGCTTGATTGGCATTTGCTAAATATAAGCGACCCGGCAAAAAGATTCGCGCTTGACGATATTGCGGGAACGAGTGACATTGAATATGTTGAAACCGATGCTTTTAAAATGTTTGTTTTTGTTACCGACAAAAACAATGCTCTTGTCAAACAATATCCTGAAGATGACCCTTATTCATTTATCTGGGACAAATGGCAAACGCCTGAATATACCAAACGCCTTAAACCTATTTATTTTACTTTACAGGATTATTTTAAGAATTTATCGGTTCAAAATACGGATGCAGCTATTGAGGATCAGCAAAATGAATCATTCAGGATTACAGATTATTTCAATAACAAAGACGGGGCTGTCAGCATTAGCTTTGATAATGCTTCGTTTTCGCAATACCTGTATGGATTGCCTGTTTTGAAAAAGTATGGGTTAAGCGCCAGTTTTGGCGTCATTCCTGAATTGCTGGTTGATGCACCCAGGCTTTATGAACTTGAAGAGGATGCCCTTTTAAAAAGATTAAGCACCAAAGAGGTGAAAGAGATAGCCATTGACCATGATATTGCATTCCAACCACTTCCAAATGTAAAAATTGATGATAGTAAATTTTTCTCACTTGAAGAAAAGTCCGAGACTGTTGTGCGATCTTTGCATTGGAATAAGTCATCATTTGATATTCCCGCACCCCATTCCCTGATGTTCGTGAGGAAATCATCACAAGAAAGAATTTTACATACGAATTACGCTGGGATAAAATATTCAGTGGTTCATGCCGGCTTTTCACAATCCGGTCTGGACAGTATTTTAAGGTCCCATAAACAGCAATGGACAATTATGGTATATCACCATTTATATGAAAGTCAAACGGAGATCCCACGCCAGATCAGCAAAGATAAAGCAGATAAATTGTTTATCCAAAAGTCTGATTTTGACCAACAAGTGAGGCTTTTACGTAACAGTAATTACTGGATATCCTCTGAAACAAGCGTGTTTAAATACAGAAAGGAGAGAATTGAATCTTCAATTCAGACCGAACAATTTAAAAATATGATCTTTTTGAAGGTAATTAACCGGCTAGATGCAGATGTATATGATCATCCTCTGACACTGGAATTTAAATCCAATGCACGGATCATCAAACTGGAAGGTTCTGAATCGGATGGAACCTATTCGAACAAGAAAGGGTTTTTCATATTCAATGCATTGCCAAATAAAGAAGTTACAATTGAAATTGTAGAATAAGAAAGAAGGTGGAATAATGAAACAACAAGTATTGATCATTTGCAGTTTGATTTTTTTTACCATTCAATGTTCTTCCCCGTCAGGTAATGAAACGGCAACCGGTACACAAAAAGTACAACTGCCCCGTGTACTCTTCATTACAACAGGAATAAGTAATGAAAATTCACAGCTTGCCCAGGGAGTGGTAGTCGCTATTCAATCATTTAACAAAATGGGAGCAACTGTCAGGCTGGAACCGCGTGACATTTTATATGATTACCTGGAATTGACAAGATATAATATTATTATCCTGTCGACTTTCCCAGGTTATCATGATGCCGATAGGCAATACTCGCTCAGTTATATGTCGGACGAAGAATTGCACAACCTGACAAAGTTTGTGCAAAATGGCGGGGTATTAATATCCGGTGATAATGTCGGGAGAAATTACATTGACGGAACTGACCGTATCATTATATTCCAGCAGCTAAACCCTAAAAACTGGGAGTTATCGAAATGTTACGGTGTGACCCTTTCAGAGAAAAATATGACCGGCTTTGGTCTGGAGGGGAATATTCCGGGTTATTTCCAGTGGGACATTTCACGTGGTTTATTATCAGGTGATGAGCGCGAACTATGGACACTAACCCCTGTTTCATTTATTTCTGACAATTATAAAATATTAGGATTCTGGAAAAAAGGACAGGACTCTTCTTGGGCAGTCATAGAAAATAAATTTGGAAATGGAAAAGCCTTCTTACTGGCATCTTCTGGTTTTCTGCATCCCCGGAACGATGGGGGGTTATGGAGTGAAGGCCAGATTGATAAATTTTATAAGTATGTGATTGACAGGTATAATGAAGAAAACGGTATTCATGTCAGTTTAAACCCCTGGCCGCTTGCACACGATTACGCTTTTTGTGTTAGCCTGAATGCTGAAGGCGTGATTGATCAATATAACCGTGTTTTTCAGATGCTCGAAGTAGAAAAAATCAAACCCACTATATTTGTGAATGGATTGGTCAGTGAGGATATCAAATCCTTACTGATAAAAGGGGAATATCCTCTGGCCTCGAGCGGTTACGGTTATATCAATCACACAGACCTGAAATATCCCCGGGCGGTGGAGGATATTCTTCTTAATGAAAACTTCTGGGATATGGATTTCAGGGGATTCCGTTTTCCTTTTACTAATCCGGGGTATTGGAGCCTTCTTGCCCTTGACGAACACGATTATAATTTCGAATCGAGCATTGGAGCGGATAACCTGGATTTTTTCCACGGTAGCATCATCCCTTATAATTTGGTTATTACAGATGAGGGATTCTACAGAAGCACGGATATTTTAGAAATAGCGCCAACGTATCACGATGATTACTATTTTTTAGATGCGATAAAGGAAGGTCAAAAACCTGATTCTAATCAACTGGAAAAGAGCATTATGGTTTATAGCAAATACCTTGAAAACTTTTGGAGTCATGCTGTAAAACCTTACAAGGGGTTAATGGTTTACCTTGGACATCCTAAATTTGTTGGATATAACGATTCAACGCTGACATCATTAATAAATCTGATAAAATATGTCAAAAAAGATAACACCTGGCTCACTACTTTATTGGAAGTGGCAGATTTCAGGAAGAGCCTGAATTTGCTTCAGTTTTATGTTGACATTGAGAAAATGGAACAGCATATTGACATAATTGCACCTGGTGATATTACTGTTAACGACGTGTGCTTGAATTTTACCGGTAATATTAAAGATGCTTCTGCTAAAAAGGGAAAAGTCAGGATAATAAAGAATTCACAGGGTTCTCAACTGATATTCGATGCGTTTAACGGGCAATCATTAACGGTACGGTTTGAATAATCCAATAAATATAAAATTATTCTTTAGATAGTATCGGTGATCTCAGTTTTTGACCTTATCTGGTGCCTTTCATCCAGGAGCTTATCGATCTCTTCCTGCGATAAAGAAGGATTTTTCAACAAATTATCGATTTCAGAGAGTGTCCTTTTATGGCCTGTGATTACTGGAGTTTCAGAAGGAATTTCCATATCGGGTATCAAATTATCTTCCAGCTCCCCTTTCAACTGTTCTACCATATCAGCAACCATTTGTTTGATCGGTTCACCGAATTGCTGAAGGAGTTGTTCTGAGATCTGGTCTTTCATCTTATCATAATTCTGTAAGAAAAAATCGAAATTCATGATAAACATCTTGGGAACCCCTGGTATGCCTTCAAATTGTGACTTATCCTTGAGTTTCCTGAGCAATTTGATCAGCAGGTCAAGATTCTCACTGAAGGAGCGGTCGTTGGTGGCCATGATGGAAAATTTCAGGCAAAGTTAGTGGTTTTTTACAATTCTTGCGCTGTGCGGTTTAATGAACTTTGTTTATTCAGGCAAACTAAACCTTCTTTGACTTATATTTGTTTAAAAATCAAAACAGATATGTCAAATAACGTCAGAGCTGCCATATTATTGGCTTGGGCCATTCTACCGGTGATGGTTTTTTCGCAGGAACTTAACCGTAAGATCATCGATCCCAGGCTGGATAAAGAAATTCTGTACGGTTACTGTGACCGTTACGGGCTTGAAAAGGGCGAATTCGGTAAATTGTTTGACGAGTATTACAAGATCTATGAGCCTGATCAAGCCGTTTTAAATCAATTAAAATTAAAGCAGGAAGGGATTGAGATCCTTATTATACTGGGAACATGGTGCAGCGACAGCCAGGAACAGGTTCCCAAGTTCTTCAAAATTCTTGACAAAATCAGGTTTAATAAGAAAAGCGTCCAATTGATCTGTGTCAGCCGCGATAAAGAGGCAGGAGATGTTGAAACGGTGAACTATAATATCCAGCGGGTCCCCACTTTTATTGTTTACCGGAAAGGAAGGGAAATCGGACGAATAATAGAAACCCCGTATTCTACGCTGGAAAAGGACCTCCTGATGTTCTTCAGTGATTAATGATTTTAGCAGGAAGAGATGGAAGTTTATCATTCTATTGCAGATACCCGGCAATGGCTGTCCGGTGAGAGATCCATGGGTAAATCCATCGGTTTTGTACCCACCATGGGGGCATTGCACCAGGGGCACCTTGAATTGGTAAAAAGGGCCTGCCGTGAAAATGACCTGGCGGGATGCAGTATTTTCGTGAACCCGATCCAGTTCAATAACCCTGAAGACCTGACAAAATATCCCCGTACCCTTGAGCATGATCTGCAATTGCTGGAGAAAACCGGATGCCACCTTGTTTTTGCCCCTTCAGTTGAGGAGATGTATCCGGAGCCTGTTACAAAAAAATATGATTTTGGCGCATTGGAAAGGGTGATGGAAGGGAAGCACCGGCCCGGCCATTTCAGTGGGGTAGCCGTGGTTGTAAATAAGCTTTTCGATATTTTCCAGCCTGACAGAGCTTATTTCGGGGAAAAAGATTTTCAGCAGCTCAGGATTATCCAATCGTTGGTGAGGATGGAGAATATACCTGTTGAAATAGTTCCCTGCCCGACTGTCCGCGAAACCGACGGCCTGGCCATGAGTTCGCGTAACCGGAGGCTAAGCGCAAATGAGAGGGCTATCGCTCCGGAAATATACCAGA
The window above is part of the Bacteroidales bacterium genome. Proteins encoded here:
- a CDS encoding polysaccharide deacetylase family protein, which produces MSISFDDASYTQYTSAYPLLEKYKIKGTFSVVGEWVNEQPGYSAEPGSFEIKKMGWQQLLELFDHGHELAAHGYNHEKYDKQLPVPDLVVEMEKIKSLIESRIHTKVLTLNYPYSFASGNIPEAAREAGYLFGRTGLDTINPSTPPSMYLLATEAILRIEMPDSIMFKKWIGQAKGNWLILMYHHLFPEDSKEMEIIRSHEVTNYYSLPPEAFEKQIEAVMTAGYWIAPISEIGEYITERENTTIRTIAFKKKIFIYTVTILDRSIYDRPLTLEVDIPWKRVKIEGSLNDGIFKTLNNKLFISVVLENQLILSKE
- a CDS encoding glycosyltransferase: MEILILRVIEKLLIIYFLLYFIIDIGLFIYSLFVFIRRKKHEPDLRDYSGHFVSIIVPAYNEDISIVHCTKMLLELDYPSFEIIVVNDGSRDDTFEVLRNNFDFLETEQGVSYQLKAKPIRNVYRSSDGLLILIDKENGGKADSINAGINIARGNYICTIDADSILDSRALKEVVRPFINNKYTIVSGGQLAAANDMVIVHNKVVSSKTPSNIWVQWQIIEYIKSFMISRVGLSRINALLIMSGAFSLYKKNDLLEIGGFLTVNNTHPYIGRTIGFGKQTVCEDMEIVVRLWQYKRDQKLKAKAVFVPEPVCWTEVPDNGKSLFKQRSRWHQGLAETLKIHRRMIFEPAYGITGLIGLPYYFIFELLSPLIKIFTFIFIIFSAIYGLINYKWAILMIFSVLIVTAVILSSITAIIENWSQHQHAVNRDALRYKSFSDWLWLMVAGILAEFSYSFYKIAAQTNGLISFIRKKNNWNKFARKGVKNL
- a CDS encoding tetratricopeptide repeat protein, which gives rise to MRRLVILLVFFFLVVSSFGQTNEIVNWRYLGYLAKTDKDFASAIEYYQKILAADSADYDAKLALARLYIITNEYHTAINFFNELYKNDSTDVEAMNGMGECYGLLGQDRKSIYYFEQALSFLPDDIQQHFYLAKAYGNGGKMNQAIEVYRQINQIDETYSEAWAGIGKMYFWMGKPKSAVVFYKRALDLDSENEEIKKEYLAVQSELDYALSIHFGPVIEKEENYEINAMISKVGFEKRIDDNFHIQTNFLLDYSNRDYKDNTGDTARWYNNSWVIVSWIAEHHKISVFGGYSNTDNKVSIYGLNWKLNYNAGRISIKNSVNAGYDYFYYWNKVGGKSVTDEVQLSYGILGLNARYTFGMIDAVFVNDYISNDTSGIRQNPYQAYGLSLTCKILKKPAIKVGINHSFLDYKYKSPLYYSPYGRKLTGGSVSIYYDFLKFYIYGSFSYNIGTEYNYEEVNRDELQKVKMNVDNWSSNIELGYNHYPFSVSIGGSNFYNPYYQNITGFIAVKMLF
- a CDS encoding thioredoxin family protein, producing the protein MSNNVRAAILLAWAILPVMVFSQELNRKIIDPRLDKEILYGYCDRYGLEKGEFGKLFDEYYKIYEPDQAVLNQLKLKQEGIEILIILGTWCSDSQEQVPKFFKILDKIRFNKKSVQLICVSRDKEAGDVETVNYNIQRVPTFIVYRKGREIGRIIETPYSTLEKDLLMFFSD
- the panC gene encoding pantoate--beta-alanine ligase → MEVYHSIADTRQWLSGERSMGKSIGFVPTMGALHQGHLELVKRACRENDLAGCSIFVNPIQFNNPEDLTKYPRTLEHDLQLLEKTGCHLVFAPSVEEMYPEPVTKKYDFGALERVMEGKHRPGHFSGVAVVVNKLFDIFQPDRAYFGEKDFQQLRIIQSLVRMENIPVEIVPCPTVRETDGLAMSSRNRRLSANERAIAPEIYQTLLHARDLAKNIPVSELKRISTVRLESKGFRVDYFELADLESLQPLADWEETPGAIACIAALLGSVRLIDNMILFPNFAR